A window from Enterococcus mediterraneensis encodes these proteins:
- a CDS encoding RNA polymerase sigma factor, which yields MSSDKKLVRRAKKGDGEAFVLLVKEQEQRLYNIAYKILGNQQDCGDVLQDTLLKAYVQITTLKNDTYFHTWLCRILINECKNLLEKKKRFVVADMETFDQENSILTSKKGESEWLREYVTKNLSSIYRIPLILYYYSGFSIKEISEILNEPVGTIKSKLARGKALLKQKLMEDEE from the coding sequence GTGAGCTCAGATAAAAAACTAGTCAGGCGCGCGAAAAAAGGGGACGGTGAAGCCTTTGTGCTGCTTGTCAAAGAACAAGAACAGCGGCTTTATAATATCGCTTATAAAATATTAGGAAACCAGCAAGATTGCGGCGACGTCTTGCAGGATACCCTGCTAAAAGCATATGTTCAAATTACTACACTTAAAAATGACACATATTTTCATACATGGCTGTGCCGTATTTTGATCAATGAATGCAAAAATCTGCTCGAGAAAAAGAAGCGTTTCGTAGTCGCGGACATGGAAACTTTCGATCAAGAAAACAGTATCTTAACCAGCAAAAAAGGGGAGAGCGAGTGGTTGCGGGAATATGTTACTAAAAATCTTTCCTCCATCTATCGGATCCCGCTTATTTTATATTACTACAGCGGTTTTAGTATTAAAGAAATCAGCGAGATCTTGAATGAGCCGGTGGGGACGATAAAATCCAAACTAGCAAGAGGCAAAGCACTTCTCAAACAAAAATTAATGGAAGACGAGGAATAA
- a CDS encoding DUF979 domain-containing protein — MSFFSSPEVLLSEKLLEIIYMIMGLILIGTGIYNLMDQSNKSRLGTGIFWLILGVVIGFGRWIPSVWVGIMILLMTIPAILKKVVKGKSQAASKEYMEKMADKIGNRIFLPALSIGFVAIIVALFTKLGALVGVGLGVLLAIVLMMLFSKDNKPATFFKDAVEMLGTVGPLSMLPMLLASLGAVFTQAGVGEVISNGVSGIVPEGNMTVGIIIYAIGMVIFTIIMGNAFAAITVMTVGIGAPFVLAYGADPALVTMVALSCGFCGTLLTPMAANFNIVPVAILEMKDKYGVIKNQIFVALFMLVFQIVYMLILK, encoded by the coding sequence ATGTCATTTTTTTCTAGTCCAGAGGTATTATTAAGTGAGAAGCTTTTAGAGATCATTTACATGATCATGGGTTTGATCTTGATTGGCACAGGAATTTACAATCTAATGGATCAAAGCAATAAAAGTCGATTAGGTACAGGAATCTTTTGGCTGATCCTAGGCGTAGTGATTGGCTTTGGACGTTGGATCCCGAGTGTTTGGGTAGGGATTATGATTTTACTGATGACGATACCTGCTATCTTGAAAAAGGTCGTAAAAGGAAAAAGCCAAGCCGCCAGCAAAGAATATATGGAAAAAATGGCTGACAAGATCGGCAATCGTATCTTTCTGCCGGCATTGAGTATCGGCTTTGTAGCGATCATTGTCGCGCTATTTACCAAACTGGGGGCATTGGTAGGTGTCGGACTGGGTGTTTTATTAGCGATCGTTTTGATGATGCTTTTTTCCAAAGACAACAAACCGGCGACTTTCTTTAAAGATGCCGTAGAGATGTTGGGAACAGTCGGACCACTATCGATGTTGCCGATGCTGTTGGCCTCATTGGGAGCAGTATTTACCCAAGCCGGTGTTGGCGAAGTCATTTCAAATGGCGTCAGCGGGATTGTACCAGAAGGAAACATGACAGTAGGGATCATCATCTATGCAATCGGGATGGTCATCTTTACGATCATTATGGGAAATGCTTTTGCCGCGATCACTGTAATGACTGTCGGAATCGGCGCACCATTTGTCTTAGCCTATGGTGCAGATCCGGCATTGGTTACAATGGTGGCTTTAAGCTGCGGGTTCTGCGGAACGCTGCTGACACCGATGGCCGCTAATTTCAACATCGTACCGGTAGCTATTTTAGAAATGAAAGACAAATACGGCGTAATCAAAAATCAAATTTTTGTCGCACTGTTTATGTTGGTTTTCCAAATCGTTTATATGTTGATTTTAAAATAA
- a CDS encoding DUF4179 domain-containing protein: MDRFDEKIKKAVSQTDDIPPLVRQSLDSTYSKIKHNKELKKKKINLRIIYYASAVVTICVLFLITYATPVGTAMRNFLHFGQFTSEKLLRSDFVASQDIEDMDNRITVRLNEIYFDQNEIGISLSAVLPDDSELLMFENNEDIHIRYAIKFAIVDKQQNILFDFNSGSAPKNSKSAIESYTMENRLDKSNRVIDFAIQGTMHGSLDLQKKMQGAKLVVTTISAIKMANDPRSETAKQLNLTGNDVTEETGHWELPIQNVPQQTLPTLEFKAKDKNLKSEIFAEATPTTLKLYLKMGEAAKIKMNSAGITLSSDPETKQSFDQKKGDMIKLNGQKYYVATFMYPEYDTHRSVFIHIEDQIYELVRK; encoded by the coding sequence ATGGATCGTTTCGATGAAAAAATCAAAAAAGCAGTATCACAAACTGACGACATACCGCCGCTCGTCCGTCAGTCATTGGACAGTACATATTCTAAAATAAAGCACAACAAAGAACTAAAAAAGAAAAAAATCAACCTGCGAATCATTTATTACGCCAGTGCAGTTGTTACTATCTGTGTGCTTTTTCTCATCACATATGCTACACCTGTCGGTACGGCCATGAGAAATTTCTTACACTTTGGCCAGTTCACGTCCGAAAAACTGCTTCGTTCAGATTTTGTGGCTTCACAAGACATTGAAGATATGGATAATAGGATCACAGTTCGCTTAAATGAGATCTATTTTGATCAAAATGAGATTGGGATCTCTTTGTCCGCAGTGTTGCCTGATGACTCAGAACTATTAATGTTCGAAAATAATGAAGATATTCATATAAGATATGCAATCAAATTTGCAATAGTCGATAAGCAGCAAAACATTCTATTTGATTTCAATAGCGGCTCAGCTCCTAAAAACAGTAAGTCAGCAATCGAGTCATATACGATGGAAAATCGACTAGATAAAAGCAATCGAGTGATTGATTTTGCTATCCAAGGAACCATGCATGGTAGTTTAGACTTACAGAAAAAAATGCAAGGTGCGAAATTGGTCGTTACAACGATTTCAGCAATAAAAATGGCCAATGATCCTCGTTCTGAAACCGCAAAACAGCTGAATTTGACGGGAAATGATGTTACTGAAGAAACAGGGCACTGGGAGCTGCCGATCCAAAACGTGCCGCAACAGACACTGCCAACGCTAGAATTCAAAGCAAAAGATAAAAATCTTAAATCAGAGATCTTTGCTGAAGCAACGCCTACCACGCTCAAATTATATTTAAAAATGGGTGAAGCAGCAAAAATCAAAATGAACAGTGCTGGGATCACTTTAAGCAGTGATCCGGAGACGAAACAAAGTTTTGATCAAAAAAAAGGCGACATGATCAAATTAAATGGACAAAAATATTATGTTGCGACATTTATGTACCCTGAATATGATACTCATCGATCAGTGTTTATTCATATCGAGGACCAAATCTATGAACTGGTGAGAAAGTAA
- the pepG1 gene encoding type I toxin-antitoxin system toxin PepG1 — MNVLPKSNERRSLLSAYETIQIILGFGMFTIALISLVVNVLKNDKKK; from the coding sequence ATGAACGTACTTCCAAAATCTAATGAAAGGAGAAGCCTTTTGTCTGCATATGAAACAATTCAGATAATCCTTGGTTTTGGTATGTTTACCATCGCATTGATTAGTCTGGTTGTGAATGTGCTGAAAAACGACAAAAAGAAATAA
- a CDS encoding DUF6176 family protein: MTQVELTRFKVKEGKTKQVDKWLKFLKDNMEEMLLTLEREKMYVETIFREELDGQEFLYWYSIQNPVGLNVEDSENWIDKKHLEYWKECIDTNYKPVDLITEVVMIPDKIRKHMK, translated from the coding sequence ATGACCCAAGTTGAACTAACTAGATTCAAAGTAAAAGAGGGAAAAACTAAGCAGGTTGATAAATGGTTGAAATTTCTCAAAGATAATATGGAAGAAATGCTGCTTACATTGGAGCGAGAAAAAATGTATGTAGAGACAATTTTTAGAGAGGAATTAGATGGTCAAGAATTTTTGTATTGGTATTCTATTCAGAATCCAGTAGGTCTGAATGTAGAAGATTCTGAAAACTGGATCGACAAGAAGCATCTGGAATATTGGAAAGAATGTATCGATACCAACTATAAACCGGTTGATCTAATAACCGAAGTAGTGATGATTCCAGATAAAATACGGAAGCATATGAAGTAA
- a CDS encoding antitoxin MazE — METVARKIGNSVGAIFPKDISPEVGEKFTILKVGEAYILKPKKSDIFKDTEDWKGFRDSITEEDLEWDSMNLEGKEY; from the coding sequence ATGGAAACAGTTGCTAGAAAAATAGGGAACTCTGTTGGCGCTATTTTCCCAAAAGATATTTCGCCAGAAGTCGGTGAAAAGTTTACAATTCTAAAAGTTGGAGAAGCATATATTTTGAAGCCTAAAAAATCCGATATTTTTAAAGATACCGAGGACTGGAAGGGGTTTAGAGATTCCATTACTGAAGAAGATCTTGAGTGGGATTCAATGAACCTAGAAGGGAAAGAATACTAA
- a CDS encoding helix-turn-helix domain-containing protein, whose translation MEIGKKLKEARASNKFTQEYVAEKINVSRQTISNWENEKSYPDIISVIKLSDLYQISLDNLLKGDQEMMAHLEESTNIVKSNQKLIGAIIVQIILIGFFILVGRFIPENEYYLAGVFCLVVISSSFLLYQIIKKL comes from the coding sequence ATGGAGATCGGCAAAAAATTAAAAGAAGCACGGGCAAGCAATAAATTTACTCAAGAATATGTAGCAGAAAAGATCAATGTCTCACGGCAGACAATTTCAAATTGGGAGAATGAGAAATCTTATCCTGATATCATCAGCGTTATCAAATTGAGTGATCTTTACCAAATAAGTCTGGACAATTTATTGAAAGGAGATCAGGAGATGATGGCACATTTAGAAGAAAGCACTAATATCGTCAAAAGCAATCAAAAATTGATTGGAGCAATCATTGTTCAAATCATTTTAATTGGATTCTTCATTCTTGTTGGCCGCTTTATTCCGGAAAATGAATATTATCTGGCAGGAGTATTTTGTCTAGTTGTGATCAGCTCGTCATTTTTACTCTATCAAATAATAAAAAAACTGTAG
- a CDS encoding helicase, which yields MLFLEEVTINYGGLDLVHLYQELEEKNIHLNDYARRILDHPRLILSPEKSSIAGVVISLAELGLTKGTSLSDIFSSAYTHGLTSCTLEMALYFRISYHHLVDSSGLKSQGKAPAEAITIASIPLESSDDFPKGLYIRRIDGIDWLRGYTCDNRYHFAPEDKFLFSGVFKG from the coding sequence GTGCTTTTTTTGGAAGAAGTAACCATAAATTACGGCGGATTAGATCTGGTCCATCTTTACCAAGAGCTTGAAGAAAAAAATATTCACCTGAACGACTATGCAAGACGGATATTGGATCATCCTCGTCTTATCCTTAGTCCAGAAAAAAGTAGTATAGCAGGCGTGGTTATTTCTCTTGCAGAACTGGGGTTAACTAAAGGTACATCTTTATCAGACATTTTTTCAAGCGCTTATACCCACGGTCTGACCTCCTGTACGTTGGAAATGGCTCTTTATTTCCGGATCAGTTATCATCACCTTGTCGATAGTTCAGGACTAAAATCACAAGGAAAAGCTCCTGCCGAGGCCATTACAATTGCTTCGATACCTTTAGAAAGTTCTGATGATTTTCCAAAGGGTTTGTATATTCGTAGAATTGACGGTATTGACTGGCTACGAGGCTATACATGCGACAATCGATACCATTTCGCACCAGAAGATAAATTTTTATTTAGTGGTGTTTTTAAAGGTTAG
- a CDS encoding 5-methyltetrahydropteroyltriglutamate--homocysteine S-methyltransferase, producing the protein MSVKKVPFTVDHVGSFLRPEKIKQARQLTAQGQMPQSELRALEDEAISDLAAKQKALGLKGITDGEFRRGFWHIDFLENLNGVEGYVPETGYNQHFHGKAAPSYNVRVVDKVAFNEDHPFFADFSYLKSVAEDGDHMAKATIPSPTMLLRQELLANDGTSKIREVYPDLTEFYNDLAQAYQKTVTRFYELGCRYLQFDDTNWAFLADSSKQAELKEKGIDYKDVAKICTDIINQALAVKPDDMTITTHICRGNHASSWLFSGGYEPIAEELFATNYDGFFLEYDTDRAGDFSPLRYWSNPDSKVVLGLVTSKTPELEDKEAVKARIQEATQYVPLENLSISPQCGFASTEEGNKLTEDEQWNKIKLLQEIAEEVWGK; encoded by the coding sequence ATGTCTGTTAAAAAAGTGCCATTTACAGTGGATCATGTGGGAAGTTTTTTAAGACCCGAAAAAATAAAACAAGCGCGCCAGCTTACGGCTCAAGGGCAAATGCCGCAGTCTGAATTACGGGCATTGGAAGACGAAGCAATCAGCGATTTAGCAGCAAAACAAAAAGCGCTAGGCTTGAAAGGGATCACTGACGGTGAATTTCGCCGAGGATTTTGGCATATTGATTTCTTAGAAAATTTAAACGGGGTTGAAGGCTATGTTCCCGAAACTGGCTACAATCAGCATTTCCACGGAAAAGCGGCCCCTTCCTATAATGTTCGTGTGGTCGATAAAGTCGCATTCAATGAAGATCACCCCTTCTTTGCGGATTTTTCCTATTTGAAGTCGGTAGCTGAAGACGGTGACCATATGGCGAAAGCAACGATTCCAAGTCCAACTATGCTTTTACGTCAAGAATTATTGGCAAATGACGGTACTTCAAAAATCAGAGAAGTGTATCCAGACCTGACTGAATTTTACAATGACCTAGCACAAGCTTATCAAAAAACAGTGACTCGTTTTTATGAATTAGGCTGTCGTTATCTGCAATTTGACGATACTAACTGGGCCTTTTTAGCTGATAGCAGCAAACAAGCTGAATTGAAAGAAAAAGGAATCGATTATAAAGACGTGGCAAAAATTTGTACTGATATTATCAATCAAGCGCTGGCGGTCAAACCGGATGATATGACGATTACTACACATATTTGCCGCGGCAATCATGCTTCTTCATGGCTGTTTTCCGGCGGTTACGAACCAATCGCTGAAGAACTTTTTGCAACAAACTATGACGGATTCTTTTTAGAATATGATACAGACCGCGCTGGCGACTTCTCACCATTACGCTATTGGTCAAATCCAGACAGCAAAGTCGTTTTAGGCTTGGTAACCTCTAAAACACCGGAATTAGAAGACAAAGAAGCCGTTAAAGCCCGAATCCAAGAAGCAACTCAATATGTCCCGCTGGAAAATCTTTCTATCAGCCCTCAATGCGGTTTTGCGTCGACGGAAGAAGGAAACAAATTGACAGAAGATGAACAATGGAACAAAATCAAACTTCTACAAGAAATCGCTGAAGAGGTTTGGGGAAAATAA
- a CDS encoding type II toxin-antitoxin system PemK/MazF family toxin: MDYPKQKDIIWIDFDPSKGKEIKKRRPALVVSRDAFNKNTGFCLVCPITSTERGFATYIKIKDPQKISGEVVTHQLRSVDFTTRNIEKIEQCDLLTWIEVVEVIGMFI; the protein is encoded by the coding sequence ATGGACTATCCAAAACAAAAAGATATCATTTGGATAGACTTTGATCCATCAAAAGGGAAAGAAATCAAAAAGCGTAGACCAGCTCTGGTCGTGAGCAGAGATGCGTTTAACAAAAATACAGGCTTTTGTCTCGTTTGTCCTATCACCTCTACAGAAAGAGGATTTGCTACGTATATCAAAATAAAAGATCCTCAAAAAATTTCAGGGGAAGTAGTGACCCATCAATTAAGGTCCGTCGATTTTACTACGAGAAATATTGAGAAAATCGAACAATGCGATTTGTTGACTTGGATCGAAGTTGTAGAAGTTATCGGTATGTTTATCTGA
- a CDS encoding hydrolase yields the protein MKKLIKIIGGLVLAVVLVFGVYLAYLFLSYDRLPDNQKLSVEHQQSNTLQVDTTYKALTFNIGFGAYSQDFSFFMDNGKYSRAYDEAEVKKNMTGITKAVASADPDIAFFQEVDVEGDRSRHVDQVAWLENNLNGYSSVFAQNYDSAYLFYPFTQPIGQAKSGLVSLAKAEITGSTRYSLPIETNFNKFFDLDRAFSVTHVSVANNKTLAMINLHLSAFTKDPKVHEAQLTKLFSKMTEEYEKGHYVIVAGDYNHDLLGNSPEIFGTRKERETWTHPFPSEKLPAHFSIPTDDLKKAKVPSVRASNIPYDPEKSYVSLVDGFLVSDNINIKKVQVLNQQFMNSDHNPVVMEFQLTK from the coding sequence ATGAAAAAATTGATAAAGATTATTGGTGGTTTAGTGTTAGCAGTTGTTTTGGTTTTTGGTGTCTATCTGGCTTATTTATTTTTAAGCTACGATCGGTTGCCGGATAATCAAAAATTGTCTGTTGAGCATCAGCAATCCAATACATTACAAGTAGATACGACTTATAAAGCACTGACTTTCAATATCGGTTTCGGTGCTTACTCGCAAGATTTTAGTTTCTTTATGGATAACGGAAAGTATTCCCGTGCGTATGACGAAGCAGAAGTAAAGAAAAACATGACCGGTATTACAAAAGCCGTAGCGTCTGCAGATCCGGATATCGCCTTCTTTCAGGAAGTTGATGTAGAAGGGGACCGTTCCCGACACGTTGATCAAGTCGCTTGGCTGGAAAACAACTTAAATGGTTATTCTAGTGTGTTTGCCCAAAACTATGATTCAGCTTATCTATTTTATCCCTTTACCCAACCTATTGGACAAGCTAAATCAGGATTAGTTTCTCTTGCGAAGGCAGAAATCACCGGAAGTACCCGGTATTCTTTGCCGATTGAAACGAATTTCAATAAATTTTTTGACCTTGATCGAGCATTTTCAGTCACGCATGTTTCAGTAGCAAACAATAAGACATTAGCGATGATCAATCTCCATTTGTCCGCCTTTACAAAAGATCCAAAAGTCCATGAAGCACAGTTGACAAAATTATTTTCTAAAATGACCGAGGAATATGAAAAAGGACATTACGTGATCGTTGCTGGTGATTATAACCATGATTTGTTAGGGAACAGTCCGGAAATCTTTGGCACGAGAAAAGAAAGAGAGACTTGGACACATCCATTTCCTTCAGAGAAATTGCCAGCACATTTTTCGATCCCGACTGATGACTTGAAAAAAGCTAAAGTCCCTTCTGTACGGGCATCAAATATTCCTTACGATCCCGAAAAAAGTTATGTTTCTCTCGTAGATGGCTTTTTAGTTTCCGATAATATCAATATCAAAAAAGTCCAAGTATTAAATCAACAATTCATGAATTCCGATCACAATCCAGTAGTTATGGAGTTTCAACTTACGAAGTAG
- the xerS gene encoding tyrosine recombinase XerS, protein MDEERVYECIQEELTNMPDFVAEFVKVKTVGQYSPLTIYEYLKNYRPFFEYLVENKLVAESETAQISIESMRKLTVLELNDYKAFLQTRKPLRSPATERKIDTNEPVKRKAKKSKLSSVTVQRAITALKVLFKFLTESSANKLHKPYLDHNPMNEVKGVAVKMTLQARADKISDYLFLGEQTQEYLDFIETVYPTKISAQARKFYDRDKERDLAINALILYSGLRLSEVVNIDLEDLSFEKNRVRVVRKGAKDDAVYIGAKAMEYLAEYIKIRESRYKPDSEETAFFLSRSGKQAKRMTGSAIEKMVGKYSEVFKIRISPHKMRHTMATRLYLNTLDLTLTAKQLGHKDTSTTTLYTSIANDDTKDALNNL, encoded by the coding sequence ATGGATGAAGAACGTGTTTATGAATGTATTCAAGAAGAACTTACCAATATGCCTGACTTTGTGGCGGAATTTGTAAAAGTAAAAACCGTGGGCCAATATTCTCCCCTGACGATTTACGAATATTTAAAAAATTATCGTCCCTTCTTTGAATACCTTGTAGAAAATAAATTGGTTGCTGAATCAGAAACCGCACAGATTTCAATCGAATCGATGCGCAAATTGACAGTATTAGAACTAAATGATTACAAAGCTTTCTTGCAAACCAGAAAGCCTCTCCGCTCTCCAGCGACTGAAAGAAAAATCGACACAAATGAGCCGGTAAAACGGAAAGCAAAAAAAAGCAAGCTATCTTCTGTAACCGTGCAACGTGCCATCACTGCGTTGAAAGTTCTATTCAAGTTTTTGACTGAAAGTTCAGCTAACAAGCTGCATAAACCTTACCTCGATCATAATCCAATGAATGAAGTCAAAGGTGTCGCGGTCAAAATGACATTGCAGGCACGTGCCGATAAGATCTCCGATTACTTATTTTTAGGAGAACAGACCCAGGAATATCTTGATTTCATTGAAACTGTGTATCCCACCAAGATATCTGCTCAAGCCAGAAAGTTTTACGATCGGGACAAAGAACGGGACCTAGCGATCAATGCATTGATCCTCTACTCCGGTCTGCGTCTATCAGAAGTAGTCAATATTGATTTGGAAGATCTGTCCTTTGAGAAAAATCGCGTACGAGTTGTGCGTAAAGGTGCAAAAGATGATGCCGTTTATATCGGCGCTAAAGCGATGGAATATTTAGCGGAATATATTAAAATCAGAGAAAGCCGCTATAAGCCTGATTCGGAAGAAACCGCCTTCTTCCTTTCCAGAAGCGGCAAACAAGCCAAACGTATGACGGGATCTGCTATTGAAAAAATGGTGGGAAAATACTCCGAGGTCTTCAAGATCCGTATCTCCCCCCACAAAATGCGGCATACGATGGCGACCCGCTTGTACTTGAACACACTTGATCTGACATTGACCGCCAAACAGCTCGGTCACAAGGACACTTCTACTACAACGCTTTACACCAGTATCGCCAATGACGATACAAAAGACGCATTGAATAATTTATAA
- a CDS encoding MFS transporter — protein MINRKKTVPVLIILINFLLYISLGLPDAVMGSAWPILRLDFGLDLSAVGYLTMIGVVFSFLSTLVYPRLARKLTSDQFMFWSMISVLIGLVLMLAGNAVPLLVASCVFLGIGQGAIDIAVNNFAAKHFSSGMMSVLHGCYGVGITLSSLIIAVALDTNFSWRGGVILIGLLQLVILVVFFINRRHFREKDEQKETAQEKIHFGKLDILMIAFYFAYALEVIIGKFLSSYLVDFLAMPSTLAATMATIYWGGLMVGRFVTGITTRILSDKTVLFLHLFLTCGAVSLLYIQHNAIFGIASFLLGFGLSAVYPLMMMVPYKLYSGAKATQAVSFNVAGCQAGMVVLPIVFGVGYERIGLQWFPPSILLCGVVMIVIASIVFKKL, from the coding sequence ATGATTAATCGTAAAAAAACAGTTCCAGTTCTGATCATTTTGATCAATTTTTTGCTTTACATCAGTTTAGGTCTGCCTGATGCGGTGATGGGCAGCGCGTGGCCGATCTTGCGGTTGGATTTTGGATTAGATTTATCTGCCGTCGGATACTTGACGATGATTGGTGTTGTTTTCTCATTCTTATCGACATTGGTTTATCCGCGTCTTGCTCGAAAACTTACATCAGATCAGTTTATGTTCTGGAGCATGATCTCTGTTTTGATTGGACTGGTACTCATGCTTGCAGGAAATGCTGTTCCGTTATTGGTAGCTTCCTGCGTTTTCCTTGGTATAGGGCAAGGTGCCATTGATATTGCAGTGAATAATTTTGCCGCAAAACATTTCTCAAGCGGCATGATGAGTGTGCTGCATGGCTGTTATGGGGTAGGGATCACGTTGAGCTCATTGATCATTGCTGTAGCTTTGGATACGAATTTTTCTTGGCGGGGCGGGGTCATCTTGATTGGACTCTTACAGCTGGTGATTCTTGTTGTGTTTTTTATCAACCGCAGACATTTTCGCGAAAAGGACGAACAGAAAGAGACTGCTCAAGAAAAAATACATTTTGGCAAATTGGATATATTGATGATCGCTTTTTATTTTGCCTATGCATTAGAGGTGATCATTGGGAAGTTTCTTTCCAGCTATCTAGTAGATTTTCTTGCCATGCCTTCCACACTTGCGGCCACCATGGCGACGATCTATTGGGGCGGTTTGATGGTTGGCCGTTTTGTCACCGGGATCACTACAAGGATTCTTTCAGATAAAACCGTGCTCTTTTTACATCTTTTTTTGACTTGTGGAGCGGTAAGTTTGCTTTATATCCAGCATAATGCGATATTTGGAATCGCAAGTTTTCTGTTAGGTTTCGGGCTTTCTGCCGTGTATCCATTGATGATGATGGTGCCATATAAGCTTTACAGTGGGGCAAAAGCAACACAAGCAGTCAGTTTTAATGTTGCCGGCTGCCAAGCAGGGATGGTCGTTCTTCCAATCGTTTTTGGTGTTGGCTACGAACGGATCGGGCTGCAATGGTTCCCACCGTCGATCCTGCTATGCGGGGTAGTAATGATCGTTATCGCCAGTATCGTTTTTAAAAAATTATAG
- the pcp gene encoding pyroglutamyl-peptidase I, protein MKVLVTGFDPFGGENVNPAYEAVKLLPDTIAGAEIVKLEVPTVFGESGEKVRAAMQQETPDIVICVGQAGGRAAVSFERVAINLIEARIPDNKGNQPLGAKIQEDGDTAYFTSLPIKAMVKHVNDHGLPGYISYTAGTFVCNEIMYNLLYTIAKEFPTVKGGFIHVPFETSQGVGKPVDTPTMPITTIAKTIELAIEAAVTQKDDIELNVGTTH, encoded by the coding sequence ATGAAAGTCTTAGTAACTGGATTTGATCCATTTGGTGGAGAAAATGTCAATCCTGCCTATGAAGCTGTTAAATTACTACCTGATACCATCGCTGGAGCAGAGATCGTTAAATTAGAAGTACCGACTGTTTTTGGTGAAAGCGGAGAAAAAGTACGAGCTGCGATGCAACAAGAAACGCCGGACATTGTTATATGTGTGGGACAAGCTGGTGGGCGTGCGGCAGTTTCCTTTGAACGGGTAGCGATCAATTTGATCGAAGCACGGATTCCAGATAATAAAGGAAACCAGCCGTTAGGCGCCAAGATTCAAGAAGACGGTGACACAGCTTATTTTACTTCATTGCCGATTAAAGCAATGGTCAAGCATGTTAATGACCATGGACTGCCAGGTTATATTTCTTATACTGCCGGAACGTTTGTCTGCAACGAAATCATGTACAATCTGCTGTATACCATCGCAAAAGAATTCCCAACTGTCAAAGGCGGTTTCATCCACGTACCTTTTGAGACAAGCCAAGGGGTAGGGAAACCGGTGGATACACCAACAATGCCGATTACAACCATCGCAAAAACGATCGAGTTGGCGATCGAAGCAGCAGTTACACAAAAAGATGATATCGAACTGAATGTCGGGACCACGCATTGA
- a CDS encoding DUF969 domain-containing protein, with translation MDANILSLIGVVIVIIGFALKLDSILIVVIALIATALVSGLGFTAMLETLGTSFVANRGMAIFIIIMLATGTLERNGLKESAARMIKKAKRVNTSTILMIYGVFRTVFAAFNVSFGGVAGFVRPIVYPMMEGAVESKQLPENEDYSEELKGMSSAMENITWFFGQNLFIGGAGALLVQSTLKSLGYEVSLVRLMVVEIPVALVALVVACIYFYFKDKRLMKKYYGEEKGAK, from the coding sequence TTGGATGCAAATATTTTAAGTTTGATCGGAGTCGTGATCGTGATCATCGGCTTTGCGCTGAAGTTAGACTCGATACTGATCGTTGTGATCGCCCTCATTGCAACAGCGCTGGTAAGCGGATTAGGATTTACCGCGATGCTGGAGACTTTGGGAACGAGTTTTGTAGCAAATCGAGGCATGGCTATTTTTATTATTATTATGTTGGCAACAGGTACGTTGGAAAGAAATGGATTGAAAGAATCCGCGGCTCGTATGATAAAAAAAGCCAAACGAGTGAACACCAGTACCATCTTAATGATTTATGGTGTTTTCCGTACGGTTTTTGCGGCGTTTAACGTCAGCTTTGGGGGTGTAGCAGGTTTTGTTCGCCCTATCGTCTATCCAATGATGGAAGGTGCGGTAGAATCAAAACAGCTGCCGGAGAACGAAGACTATTCTGAAGAATTGAAAGGAATGTCTTCTGCTATGGAAAATATCACTTGGTTCTTTGGTCAAAACTTATTTATAGGTGGCGCTGGGGCACTTTTGGTACAATCAACATTAAAAAGTCTAGGGTATGAAGTATCTCTTGTTCGTTTGATGGTGGTTGAGATTCCGGTAGCCCTTGTAGCCTTAGTTGTAGCATGCATTTATTTTTATTTTAAAGACAAACGCTTAATGAAGAAATATTATGGCGAAGAAAAGGGGGCAAAATAG